In Methanobacterium sp., the following are encoded in one genomic region:
- a CDS encoding mRNA surveillance protein pelota, giving the protein MRIVHQDTKKGVIELIPETLDDLWHLSHIIEPGDLISSKTTRRIQDSTGERLRSDRGIKKTFFMGIRVENISFHKYTGKLRATGIIEHGPEDLVPIGSHHTLDLKLKNSIKITKEKWSRWAIKRLKNAVDSSKKPSAIIVAIEDDVADLGIIKQYGIDYYGPIIGGISGKRIIQKDRGKNIVSFYDEVAKTLSGFEDIQGIVIAGPGFTKGDFYDFLSEKYPDIAKISAVESTGTGGRVGIQEVLKKGTIEQMATEGRIAQEMRLMGRVLGEIGKSSKLVAYGKTEVKEAAQAGAAEKLLVLDKMVREEDIEKIMDIVENMGGKVMIVSSEHEGGKQLGALGGIAALLRYSLG; this is encoded by the coding sequence ATGCGTATTGTTCATCAAGACACTAAAAAAGGAGTAATTGAACTTATTCCAGAAACACTGGACGATCTCTGGCATCTATCACATATAATTGAGCCTGGTGATTTAATATCCTCTAAAACCACCCGTAGAATACAGGATTCTACAGGAGAACGATTAAGAAGTGATAGGGGGATTAAAAAAACATTTTTTATGGGAATAAGGGTAGAAAACATAAGTTTTCATAAATACACAGGGAAATTAAGAGCTACAGGAATAATAGAGCACGGCCCGGAAGATCTGGTTCCCATTGGATCCCATCACACACTTGATCTTAAACTTAAAAATTCCATAAAGATTACCAAGGAAAAATGGTCAAGATGGGCCATCAAACGGCTGAAGAACGCTGTAGATTCATCTAAAAAGCCTTCAGCAATTATTGTTGCAATTGAAGATGATGTTGCCGATTTAGGAATTATTAAACAGTACGGCATTGATTATTATGGTCCTATTATCGGGGGAATATCTGGAAAAAGAATTATTCAAAAAGATAGAGGTAAAAACATAGTCAGTTTTTATGATGAAGTTGCAAAAACACTTTCGGGCTTTGAGGACATTCAGGGAATTGTAATAGCAGGTCCTGGCTTTACAAAAGGGGATTTCTACGATTTTTTAAGTGAAAAATATCCGGATATAGCTAAAATCTCGGCAGTTGAGAGTACAGGAACAGGCGGACGTGTGGGGATTCAGGAAGTCCTTAAAAAGGGCACTATTGAACAGATGGCAACCGAGGGACGTATAGCTCAGGAAATGAGACTAATGGGCAGGGTTTTAGGAGAAATTGGAAAATCTTCAAAACTGGTGGCTTATGGAAAAACAGAAGTAAAAGAAGCTGCTCAAGCTGGTGCTGCTGAAAAACTCCTTGTTCTTGATAAAATGGTGCGTGAAGAAGATATTGAAAAAATAATGGACATTGTGGAGAATATGGGCGGTAAAGTAATGATTGTAAGCAGCGAACATGAAGGAGGTAAGCAGCTTGGTGCTTTAGGTGGTATTGCAGCATTATTAAGGTATAGTTTGGGATAA